Proteins encoded by one window of Labrus bergylta chromosome 2, fLabBer1.1, whole genome shotgun sequence:
- the LOC109990949 gene encoding uracil-DNA glycosylase-like isoform X2: MIGQKTINTFFSPVSKKRVSKDLNDSEEDAKEPKKPKCSAGDPEPSSPRPAPLSPEQLDRIARNKKAALEKLSSAQTPPGFGESWREGLSAEFGKSYFKQLMRFVSEERKRHNVYPPAEHVFTWTQMCDIKDVKVVILGQDPYHGPKQAHGLCFSVKQPVPPPPSLENMYKELVSDIEGFQHPGHGDLTEWAKQGVLLLNAVLTVRAHQANSHKDKGWERFTDAVVQWLSNNREGLVFMLWGAYAQKKGAAINRKRHHVLQAVHPSPLSAHRGFFGCKHFSKANELLQQSGKSPVDWKAL; the protein is encoded by the exons ATGATCGGACAGAAGACCATCAACACGTTTTTTTCACCTGTTTCTAAAAAGAGAGTTTCTAAGGATTTAAATGACTCGGAGGAGGATGCGAAAGAACCG AAGAAGCCGAAGTGCTCAGCCGGGGACCCGGAGCCGTCCAGCCCGCGTCCTGCTCCTCTGTCTCCGGAGCAGCTCGACAGGATCGCCCGGAACAAGAAGGCGGCGCTGGAGAAACTGTCTTCCGCCCAAACTCCTCCGGGGTTCggggagagctggagagagggACTGTCGGCTGAGTTTGGAAAGTCTTACTTTAAACAG CTGATGCGTTTCGTGTCTGAAGAGAGGAAACGCCACAATGTTTACCCACCTGCTGAACACGTTTTCACCTGGACTCAGATGTGTGACATCAAAGAT GTCAAAGTAGTGATTCTTGGTCAGGATCCGTATCATGGTCCTAAACAAGCCCATGGATTGTGCTTCAGTGTCAAACAGCcggttcctcctcctcccag TTTGGAGAACATGTACAAAGAACTGGTGTCGGACATTGAAGGCTTTCAGCACCCCGGACACGGAGATCTGACCGAGTGGGCCAAACAAG GTGTGTTGTTGCTCAACGCGGTGCTGACTGTCCGAGCACACCAGGCGAACTCTCACAAAGACAAAGGCTGGGAGAGGTTCACAGACGCTGTGGTGCAGTGGCTCAGCAACAACAGGGAAGGCCTCGTCTTCATGCTGTGGGGAGCGTATGCTCAGAAGAAAGGAGCCGCTATTAACAGG AAACGGCACCACGTCCTGCAGGCGGTGCATCCTTCTCCCTTGTCTGCACATCGAGGATTTTTTGGCTGCAAGCATTTCTCGAAGGCGAACGAGCTGCTACAGCAATCTGGAAAGTCTCCTGTGGACTGGAAGGCACTTTAA
- the LOC109990949 gene encoding uracil-DNA glycosylase-like isoform X1, which produces MNVNEVAFTSTALFLIVAKSVAHLYHNTSMFALHCRRFVKHVSPPARCLSSALYFSKYTKIVQKKPKCSAGDPEPSSPRPAPLSPEQLDRIARNKKAALEKLSSAQTPPGFGESWREGLSAEFGKSYFKQLMRFVSEERKRHNVYPPAEHVFTWTQMCDIKDVKVVILGQDPYHGPKQAHGLCFSVKQPVPPPPSLENMYKELVSDIEGFQHPGHGDLTEWAKQGVLLLNAVLTVRAHQANSHKDKGWERFTDAVVQWLSNNREGLVFMLWGAYAQKKGAAINRKRHHVLQAVHPSPLSAHRGFFGCKHFSKANELLQQSGKSPVDWKAL; this is translated from the exons ATGAACGTAAATGAAGTTGCGTTCACAAGCACCGCGTTGTTCTTGATTGTTGCTAAAAGTGTTGCTCATCTGTACCACAACACGAGCATGTTTGCGCTACACTGCCGAAGGTTTGTAAAGCATGTTTCACCTCCAGCCCGTTGCCTCTCATCGGCTCTGTATTTTTCTAAATACACTAAAATTGTGCAGAAGAAGCCGAAGTGCTCAGCCGGGGACCCGGAGCCGTCCAGCCCGCGTCCTGCTCCTCTGTCTCCGGAGCAGCTCGACAGGATCGCCCGGAACAAGAAGGCGGCGCTGGAGAAACTGTCTTCCGCCCAAACTCCTCCGGGGTTCggggagagctggagagagggACTGTCGGCTGAGTTTGGAAAGTCTTACTTTAAACAG CTGATGCGTTTCGTGTCTGAAGAGAGGAAACGCCACAATGTTTACCCACCTGCTGAACACGTTTTCACCTGGACTCAGATGTGTGACATCAAAGAT GTCAAAGTAGTGATTCTTGGTCAGGATCCGTATCATGGTCCTAAACAAGCCCATGGATTGTGCTTCAGTGTCAAACAGCcggttcctcctcctcccag TTTGGAGAACATGTACAAAGAACTGGTGTCGGACATTGAAGGCTTTCAGCACCCCGGACACGGAGATCTGACCGAGTGGGCCAAACAAG GTGTGTTGTTGCTCAACGCGGTGCTGACTGTCCGAGCACACCAGGCGAACTCTCACAAAGACAAAGGCTGGGAGAGGTTCACAGACGCTGTGGTGCAGTGGCTCAGCAACAACAGGGAAGGCCTCGTCTTCATGCTGTGGGGAGCGTATGCTCAGAAGAAAGGAGCCGCTATTAACAGG AAACGGCACCACGTCCTGCAGGCGGTGCATCCTTCTCCCTTGTCTGCACATCGAGGATTTTTTGGCTGCAAGCATTTCTCGAAGGCGAACGAGCTGCTACAGCAATCTGGAAAGTCTCCTGTGGACTGGAAGGCACTTTAA
- the alkbh2 gene encoding DNA oxidative demethylase ALKBH2 encodes MEKFVALGKKKGSDSSDARIQRKKIKLESGDEQQQEEGDDEDEHSALAEFSHPVPWQKVEAEGLDCDYAQLFSKEEADQLFKRLEEEVVYSTGEEAKVQVFGKVYNIPRKQATYGDEGLTYTYSGVTRSACSWTPTLEYIRDAVTKTTGQTFNFVLVNRYKDGQDHMGEHRDDEKELDPLCPIASVSLGAARDFIFRHRDARGKRGRRQIEPVKLELAHGSLLLMNSPTNTFWYHSLPARKKIILPRINLTFRRILPDRKR; translated from the exons ATGGAGAAGTTTGTGGCTCTGGGAAAGAAAAAGGGATCTGACAGCAGCGACGCAAGAATTCAGAGGAAGAAGATTAAACTGGAGAGTGGtgatgagcagcagcaggaggagggggacgaTGAAGACGAACATTCAGCTTTAGCAGAGTTTTCTCATCCGGTTCCCTGGCAGAAAGTCGAAGCAGAGGGACTGGACTGTGATTACGCTCAGCTGTTCTCTAAGGAGGAGGCCGACCAGCTTTTTAAAcgtctggaggaggaggtggtgtaCTCAACAG gGGAAGAAGCAAAGGTGCAGGTGTTTGGAAAGGTGTACAATATACCGAGGAAGCAGGCCACATATGGGGATGAAGGTCTAACTTACACTTACTCTGGAGTGACTCGTTCAGCGTGTTCATGGACTCCAACCTTGGAATACATTCGAGATGCTGTGACAAAAACAACGGGACAAACATTCAACTTTGTTCTAGTAAACAG GTACAAAGACGGCCAGGATCACATGGGGGAGCATCGTGATGATGAGAAGGAGCTGGACCCCCTCTGCCCCATTGCCTCGGTCTCTCTGGGAGCAGCTCGAGACTTTATCTTCAGACATAGAGATGCTCGGGGGAAACGGGGCCGCCGACAGATCGAACCTGTGAAGCTGGAGCTCGCTCATGGAAGTCTGCTCCTCATGAACTCGCCCACCAACACCTTTTGGTACCACAGCCTCCCCGCTCGCAAGAAGATCATCCTACCTCGCATCAACCTCACCTTTAGACGCATCCTACCAGACAGAAAGAGATGA